A single genomic interval of Daucus carota subsp. sativus chromosome 1, DH1 v3.0, whole genome shotgun sequence harbors:
- the LOC108225343 gene encoding uncharacterized protein LOC108225343: protein MGVLGETWCFCNGGGKSERMKASIFSGKAPALARIALGGSLFGTGFLIHRNLLLTTHANLPSVSAAESSEIRLQNGVGACLFPHRFFITSSVLDLTIVGLDVMDGDSSVQVPHPQYLKTCSKLNLDLGSVVYILGYAEKNELTVGEGKVVIATDNLIKLTTDGVTWSPGSAGYDVHGNIAFMVCDPMKLATSPNTKSTSTSSSSSSWKRDPLMQFGIPIPIICDWLNQHWEGNLDELTRPKPPVIRLMSAGPKSEQSCASFTKRQVFKSTEDEDNGTPTLSTLKTKDIPGPSSSHVAKAHEEDTPNAESQTVPHLQGIPTPEIYESPKLTSAPFRKNESALIQLLDINFPPRIIKPAVLHQPARKLHSKLGENFVKAIPSRHDVREEHSRDQRHDTVADAEIASTGSVNASGSGVESSSYPVEVSDVPDGYSSEGEITMYSAETAESHNYPSPREVKFQQVGRSQSCVNYSRWGSVQRNPIARRTSLEKQRSFLQGRKVYSQGATSQKSNDYFSPTVSSIMKKRNNLEQQPTRPQQSAVHSSAKWAF from the exons ATGGGGGTCTTAGGTGAAACATGGTGTTTCTGCAATGGTGGAGGCAAATCTGAAAGAATGAAAGCTTCCATTTTTTCCGGCAAAGCTCCGGCCTTGGCAAGAATTGCTCTTGGTGGCTCATTGTTTGGCACCGGTTTCTTGATTCACCGCAATTTGCTTCTTACAACTCATGCCAATCTTCCTTCTGTTTCCGCAGCCGAGTCGTCGGAGATCCGGCTGCAAAATGGTGTGGGAGCTTGCCTTTTTCCTCATAG ATTCTTCATCACAAGCTCAGTTCTTGATCTAACAATAGTTGGTCTGGATGTGATGGACGGGGACTCAAGTGTGCAGGTTCCTCATCCTCAGTACTTAAAGACCTGCTCTAAACTTAATTTGGATCTTGGTAGTGTTGTTTACATACTAGGTTATGCTGAGAAAAACGAGTTGACGGTCGGGGAAGGAAAAGTGGTCATAGCCACAGACAATCTAATAAAGCTGACCACTGATGGAGTAACATGGAGCCCTGGATCAGCTGGGTATGATGTGCATGGCAATATTGCTTTCATGGTCTGTGATCCCATGAAACTAGCCACATCTCCAAACACAAAGTCCACTTCAACATCATCCTCATCTTCATCGTGGAAGAGGGATCCTCTTATGCAATTTGGTATACCGATTCCCATTATCTGTGATTGGTTGAATCAACATTGGGAGGGAAATCTTGATGAACTCACTAGACCAAAACCACCAGTGATTCGCTTGATGTCTGCTGGCCCGAAAAGTGAACAATCATGTGCGTCGTTCACAAAGCGACAGGTTTTTAAGTCAACAGAAGATGAAGATAATGGAACTCCAACATTATCAACCCTCAAAACCAAAGATATTCCTGGACCAAGCTCTTCCCATGTGGCAAAAGCACATGAAGAAGACACACCAAACGCCGAATCACAGACTGTTCCTCATTTACAAGGAATCCCAACTCCAGAAATTTACGAATCACCTAAGTTAACTTCAGCTCCATTTAGAAAGAATGAAAGTGCCCTAATCCAGCTCTTAGATATTAATTTTCCACCAAGGATCATTAAACCTGCAGTCTTGCATCAGCCTGCTCGAAAGCTGCATTCCAAATTAGGTGAGAATTTTGTTAAGGCAATTCCCTCGCGACATGATGTCAGAGAGGAGCATTCGAGGGATCAAAGACATGATACTGTCGCAGATGCCGAGATTGCATCAACTGGTTCTGTAAATGCCTCCGGGAGTGGGGTCGAATCTAGTTCCTATCCTGTTGAGGTTTCAGATGTTCCCGACGGGTACAGCAGCGAAGGCGAGATTACTATGTATTCTGCTGAAACAGCTGAAAGTCATAATTATCCAAGCCCTAGAGAGGTAAAATTTCAGCAAGTAGGAAGGAGCCAAAGCTGTGTAAATTACAGTAGATGGGGATCTGTGCAGAGGAATCCGATTGCTCGAAGGACCTCACTAGAAAAACAAAGAAGTTTTCTGCAGGGTAGAAAAGTTTACTCACAAGGGGCTACTTCTCAGAAGAGTAATGACTACTTTAGCCCAACTGTCTCCTCCATAATGAAGAAACGGAACAACTTGGAGCAGCAGCCAACCAGGCCCCAACAAAGTGCAGTTCATTCATCTGCTAAATGGGCATTCTGA
- the LOC108204474 gene encoding dolichol-phosphate mannose synthase subunit 3-like, which translates to MKHIVKIMSFLVLMSAVWVGLLQASIVPQSYTWLLPLYSIVSLGCYGLLMVGVGLMQFPTCPQESLLLQKDIIEAKEFLKQRGVDVGSD; encoded by the exons ATGAAGCATATTGTGAAAATTATGTCATTTTTGGTGTTGATGTCTGCTGTCTGGGTAGGATTATTGCAGGCCTCAATTGTTCCACAGAGTTATACTTGGTTG CTCCCATTATACTCTATAGTGTCACTAGGCTGCTATGGGCTATTGATGGTTGGAGTCGGTCTAATGCAGTTTCCAACTTGTCCTCAAGAGTCCCTCTTGTTACAGAAG GACATAATTGAGGCCAAAGAATTCCTGAAGCAACGAGGAGTAGATGTGGGTTCTGATTAA
- the LOC108225353 gene encoding uncharacterized protein LOC108225353 yields the protein MAELCLSRSCISQIYRVVCTDFILLFSFVFCHPLYLSYFVFFSPYLYKLVSFLSPLFVTISLVLLALILDNFTPKLFQPGSSFLLSAFSAVFDVLSSKCAEDFQDFEELEVYKIVFLLDESHETETSGSDLVESSEAEVSEPECEEKYCLEDVHHILALSPGSETRSSTLYLAEATEFPLIEEKKEMLHSTLEKEVDCQAAIFNKVFDVEQESEAVDINIDCINVAKEHAGTVKSRIDSYNKIVKKAVTNERRALSFDHEGSNLASYGSMRKEKEWKRTLACKLFEERHSNVVGGGEGMDSLWETYESDSTKPTRKDVKNKNTKKKTYDLDYNCNADEDDDEIEMTNGHLCCLQAFKFSARKMNMGMGRSNIVKITKALKGIGWLHNVKRHDKKEKP from the coding sequence ATGGCTGAGCTGTGTTTGTCAAGAAGCTGCATTTCACAGATTTATCGCGTCGTTTGCACTGATTTTATTCTGTTGTTTTCTTTCGTTTTCTGTCACCCTCTTTACTTGTCATACTTCGTTTTCTTCTCACCGTATCTTTACAAACTAGTGTCGTTTCTTTCTCCTCTTTTCGTTACAATCTCTCTGGTTCTCTTGGCTCtcattttagataattttacGCCTAAGTTGTTTCAGCCTGGCAGCAGTTTTCTGCTCTCGGCATTCTCTGCAGTTTTCGACGTATTGAGCTCAAAATGTGCCGAGGATTTTCAGGATTTCGAGGAGCTTGAAGTGTATAAAATCGTGTTTTTGTTGGATGAGAGTCATGAGACCGAGACGTCTGGTTCTGATCTAGTGGAAAGCTCAGAAGCTGAAGTATCCGAGCCTGAGTGCGAAGAAAAATACTGTCTCGAAGATGTTCATCACATTCTTGCTCTCAGTCCAGGCTCCGAGACTCGGTCAAGTACGTTATACTTAGCCGAGGCTACTGAATTCCCATTGATTGAGGAAAAGAAAGAAATGTTGCATTCCACTTTGGAAAAAGAAGTTGATTGTCAAGCCGCGATTTTCAATAAAGTTTTTGACGTGGAGCAAGAATCCGAGGCTGTGGATATTAACATCGACTGTATAAACGTCGCAAAAGAACACGCAGGTACTGTAAAATCGCGGATAGACTCGTACAACAAAATTGTCAAAAAAGCCGTTACAAATGAACGGCGTGCTCTGAGTTTCGACCACGAGGGTTCAAATCTCGCGAGCTACGGGTCCATGAGAAAGGAAAAGGAATGGAAGAGAACGTTAGCGTGCAAATTATTCGAGGAGCGACATTCTAATGTGGTGGGAGGAGGCGAAGGAATGGACTCGCTTTGGGAGACATATGAGTCCGATTCGACCAAGCCTACACGAAAAGATGTAAAAAacaagaacacgaagaaaaaAACTTATGATCTCGACTATAATTGCAATGCAGATGAAGACGATGATGAAATCGAGATGACGAACGGGCATCTTTGCTGTTTGCAAGCGTTCAAATTCTCTGCAAGGAAGATGAATATGGGAATGGGAAGGAGTAACATTGTTAAAATTACCAAGGCCCTTAAAGGGATCGGTTGGTTGCATAATGTTAAGAGGCATGACAAAAAGGAGAAACCTTGA
- the LOC108201691 gene encoding galacturonosyltransferase 8 — translation MANKTPVRSTRSPTKFAAVKLLILAFSIAAILFITLSSSPSSSLPDLPLGIGYDTYGEVQLIHRSVLALKSDPLKPKLDQIRKQADDHRSLVLAYASYARKLKLENSKLVRIFADLARNYTDLVTRPAYLALHSSKSSLIDESMLRQFEKEVKERIKVTRQVITEAKESFDNQLKIQKLKDTIFAQNEQLTKAKKQGAFSSLIAAKSIPKSLHCVTMRLMEERIANPDKYSDEGKETPPVVEDPNLYHYAIFSDNVIAASVVVNSAVKNTKDPSQHVFHVVTDKMNLGAMQVMFKMRNYNGAHVEVKAVEDYKFLNSSYVPVLRQLESANLQQFYFEAKLENATKDTTNMKFRNPKYLSILNHIRFYLPELYPKLHRILFLDDDIIVQKDLTGLWKIDMDGKVNGAVETCFGSFHRYAQYMNFSHPLIKKNFSPKACAWAYGMNFFDLDAWRKEKCTEQYHYWQNLNENRTLWKLGTLPPGLITFYSTTKPLDKSWHVLGLGYNPSINMDEIRNAAVVHFNGNMKPWLDIAMNQFRSIWTKYVDYDNEFIQSCNFGL, via the exons ATGGCTAACAAGACGCCGGTTCGATCCACTCGCTCTCCGACCAAATTCGCCGCCGTCAAACTCCTCATTCTCGCCTTCTCCATCGCTGCTATACTCTTCATTACTCTCTCCTCTTCCCCGTCTTCCTCTCTCCCTGATCTCCCTCTC GGCATTGGCTATGATACGTATGGAGAAGTTCAATTAATTCATAGATCAGTATTAGCGTTAAAGTCGGATCCTTTAAAGCCTAAACTTGATCAAATCCGTAAACAAGCCGATGATCACCGGTCTCTTGTTCTAGCTTACGCGTCTTATGCGAGGAAACTTAAGCTTGAGAACTCGAAACTAGTTAGAATTTTTGCGGATCTTGCTCGTAATTATACGGATTTGGTTACCAGGCCTGCTTATCTAGCACTGCATAGCTCGAAGTCTAGTTTGATTGACGAGTCCATGCTGAGGCAGTTTGAGAAGGAGGTGAAGGAAAGGATTAAGGTTACGAGACAAGTGATTACGGAGGCGAAAGAGTCTTTTGATAATCAACTCAAGATTCAGAAGTTGAAAGATACGATTTTTGCGCAGAATGAGCAGTTGACGAAGGCGAAAAAGCAAGGGGCTTTTTCGAGTTTGATTGCTGCGAAATCGATACCGAAAAGCTTGCATTGTGTCACGATGAGGCTGATGGAAGAGAGAATTGCAAATCCGGATAAGTATTCTGATGAAGGGAAGGAGACTCCTCCTGTGGTAGAAGATCCGAACCTGTATCACTATGCTATTTTCTCGGATAATGTGATTGCAGCTTCAGTGGTGGTGAATTCAGCAGTAAAGAACACGAAAGATCCTAGTCAGCATGTTTTCCATGTTGTTACTGATAAAATGAATCTCGGGGCAATGCAAGTTATGTTTAAGATGAGGAATTATAATGGTGCTCATGTTGAGGTCAAGGCAGTGGAAGATTACAAGTTCTTGAACTCTTCTTATGTTCCAGTTCTTCGCCAGCTTGAATCAGCAAATCTGCAGCAGTTCTATTTTGAGGCCAAACTTGAGAATGCAACCAAAGACACAACTAATATGAAGTTTAGGAACCCAAAATATTTGTCTATATTGAATCATATCAGGTTTTATTTGCCTGAATTATACCCAAAGTTGCACAGGATTTTGTTTTTGGATGATGACATTATTGTTCAAAAGGATTTAACTGGGCTTTGGAAGATAGATATGGATGGGAAGGTGAATGGAGCTGTTGAGACGTGCTTCGGGTCATTCCATCGGTATGCCCAGTACATGAATTTCTCTCATCCACTGatcaaaaaaaatttcagtCCTAAGGCATGTGCATGGGCTTATGGGATGAATTTCTTTGATTTGGATGCTTGGAGGAAAGAGAAGTGCACTGAGCAGTACCACTACTGGCAGAATCTG AATGAGAACCGGACCCTGTGGAAACTAGGGACATTGCCCCCAGGTCTGATCACATTCTATTCCACAACAAAGCCTCTGGATAAATCTTGGCATGTATTAGGGCTTGGGTATAATCCAAGCATTAACATGGATGAGATTCGAAATGCTGCTGTGGTTCACTTCAACGGGAACATGAAACCATGGCTTGATATAGCCATGAATCAGTTTCGCTCAATCTGGACAAAGTATGTTGATTATGATAATGAGTTCATCCAGTCCTGCAATTTCGGTCTTTGA
- the LOC108204993 gene encoding GTP cyclohydrolase 1: protein MSDSRSFECCSHESNPSRGVGIGSSFGCAMGALVDGHFDEELENGLVLGVSCEPGIENEPETKVIQDAVKVLLLGLGEDINREGLRKTPFRVAKALREGTRGYKLKVKDIVQSALFPEAGLDNGVGHAGGVGGLVIVRDLDLFTYCELCLLPFQVKCHVGYVPSGQRVVGLSKLSRVADVFAKRLQDPQRLADEVCSALQNGIMPTGVAVVLQCSHIHFPNFASAFLNSNHQGWFKTVVTSGSGVFENEKDIIWGEFLSLLKFRGIDIDACSRVSGDGCWCPSQNISTVEPADSEMVTAVTSIIQSLGEDPLRKELLGTPTRFVRWLMNFRNTDFKMKLNGIDRYRMSPFESNGDVEDSIQSELNLSLWSQCEHHLLPFHGVVHIGYFGSEIDVIGKSLFQSIVHFHGFKLQVQERLTRQIAETVSLLVGKDVMVVVECNHTCMISRGIEKFGSSTATMAVLGRFSTEPAARAKFLQSIPPTTGE from the exons ATGTCTGATTCGAGGAGTTTTGAATGCTGTAGCCATGAATCGAATCCATCAAG agGTGTGGGGATTGGTAGCTCTTTTGGGTGCGCAATGGGTGCTTTAGTTGATGGGCATTTTGATGAGGAGCTAGAGAATGGATTGGTTCTTGGGGTTTCTTGTGAGCCAGGAATTGAAAATGAACCAGAGACCAAGGTAATTCAAGATGCTGTCAAAGTGTTGTTGCTTGGTCTAGGTGAGGATATTAATCGAGAAGGTCTGCGAAAGACCCCCTTTCGTGTTGCCAAGGCTCTTCGAGAAGGAACAAGAG GTTACAAGCTAAAAGTCAAGGATATAGTTCAAAGTGCTTTATTTCCTGAAGCAGGCTTGGACAATGGGGTTGGTCATGCTGGTGGAGTGGGTGGGCTTGTTATAGTTCGAGATCTTGACCTCTTCACATACTGCGAGTTATGTTTGCTGCCATTCCAGGTCAAGTGCCACGTCGGTTATGTCCCATCTGGACAACGAGTTGTAGGCCTAAGCAAACTCTCTAGAGTTGCTGATGTTTTTGCAAAAAGGCTCCAAGATCCACAACGATTGGCAGATGAAGTATGTTCAGCTCTGCAGAATGGAATTATGCCAACAGGTGTTGCGGTCGTTCTCCAATGTTCGCATATTCACTTCCCAAATTTCGCGTCAGCATTTCTCAACTCAAATCACCAGGGATGGTTCAAGACAGTGGTTACTTCTGGTTCAGGggtttttgaaaatgaaaaggACATTATTTGGGGTGAGTTTCTGAGTCTCTTAAAATTCAGAGGAATAGATATAGATGCCTGTTCGAGAGTATCTGGTGATGGTTGCTGGTGTCCATCTCAGAATATCTCCACAGTGGAACCAGCAGATTCAGAAATGGTTACTGCTGTAACTTCCATCATTCAGTCTCTGGGGGAAGACCCTTTAAGAAAAGAACTTCTGGGAACTCCTACCCGTTTTGTGAGATGGCTGATGAACTTCCGAAACACAGATTTCAAGATGAAGCTAAATGGGATTGATCGCTATAGAATGAGTCCTTTTGAATCCAATGGTGATGTTGAAGATTCTATACAATCTGAGTTAAACTTGTCACTCTGGTCCCAATGTGAACACCATTTACTTCCATTTCATGGTGTTGTGCACATTGGTTATTTTGGTTCTGAGATTGATGTGATTGGAAAATCCCTTTTCCAGTCTATAGTACATTTCCATGGTTTCAAGCTTCAAGTGCAGGAAAGGCTCACCAGGCAGATTGCTGAAACTGTTTCGTTGTTGGTGGGAAAAGATGTAATGGTAGTGGTAGAGTGTAACCACACTTGTATGATATCTAGAGGGATTGAGAAGTTTGGTAGTAGTACAGCTACAATGGCCGTCTTGGGTCGCTTTTCAACAGAACCTGCTGCAAGGGCAAAATTTTTGCAGAGCATACCTCCAACCACTGGAGAATGA